From the Odocoileus virginianus isolate 20LAN1187 ecotype Illinois chromosome 20, Ovbor_1.2, whole genome shotgun sequence genome, the window ACCTCTTGGTGTCtcacttcctcatctgtcaagtaAATTTTCGGAGACAGGATTGGGAAGGCAAACTTTAACATGAACCTGGCACAGGGCAAGTGCTCCCAGGATGTGGCTGTTTTGGCCTGGAAATCAAGAGTGAGGGAAGAGACCTGGAAGAAGGGTGTGGCTTCTAGACTAACCTCTTTCCTGCCTTGTTAGGGAGGATGGGGTATGGTTGTGAAGGTAGAGGATGGAGTTGTGGGAGAGgatgtgggggcgggggggagtttAGGAACTAGGGCTCCAAACTGAGggcaaggaagagaggaaggcagggatCGTAAGGAACAGAGTAGGGGATACAGACAGTCTCAATTCAGGAAGAATCAAGATGGGGTGAGCAGGAGTGGTGGCCTTTGgggatttctttgaaaaaatgtggGTATGGTTTTTTATGAAACCAATGATTTTGCTGTGGACTCCATGGATGGGCCTCAGGGGTCCATGAACCCTCCAATGGTGTATGTAGGATTTTACATATATCTCCAGCCAGGCTTTTCTTCTAGGGAAAGACGCCGTAGTTCCCAGCAGATCTCAGAGGGGCCCGAGGGAACCCCAGAACGGGTTAAGTTTCCCTATGGTGAGAACATACATCCCCAGACCCAGAACTGCGGGTGCTCTGCCTCCCGGCTGGCTCCATCCTGCTCTTCTCGCTCACGACGTCAGCTCCGATCTGGCACAGCTGCAGCTCTCTTGGCTGGCATTCTTTCCATCTCAGCTTCCACCCCCAGCTCTTGGCTCAGAGTCCTCAGCTAGACTCCTATCAGCCTGACATGTCTTTCTGAGGCAGCTCAGCCTGTGGTGTGGTAGACGTTGTTACCAACTTTTGTCATCAGGTCtcataaggtttttaaaaattgtttattttgtattggggtatagccagttaacaatgttgttagttttaggtgaacagcaaagagactcagccgtacatacacatgtattcattctccccaaacccccctcccatccagtgtAGGCTGCcgtgtaacattgagcagagttccgtgtgctgtacagtaggtccttgttgattgtctcttataaatatagcagtgtgtacatgctaaTCCCAAACGctctaactgtcccttccccctgcAAGCATTagttcattctcttaagtctgtgagtctctttctgtttgtgAGTTCATGTGTATCATTTGCTTTTAGATGCTGCATTTAAAGAATGCCACGGGgtatttctgcttctctgtctgactgcCTTCAGTCAGTGTGAcactctctgggtccatccatttgctgcaaatggcgtcaTTTCACTCTTttgtggctgagtgatattccattgtatatatgtacagtgtcttctttatccatctctcTGTTGGCggtcatttaggttgtttctgtgtcttcggcttttgtaaacagtgctgcaatgaatattggggtatgTGTATCTTTATGCTATTGTAAACAACGTGGCAGTGATTATTAGGGTGttgtacatttttttgtttggaatttttttttttttgtcacaccACACGTGGCATCTTCATTCCACAGCCAGTGattgggctccctgcattggaagcacagagtctcaccactggaccacgaaAGAAGTCCAGATCTCATAAGTTTTACCACTAATTATCTTGagaataggcttcccaggtggctcagatggtaaagaatctgcctgcaatgcaggagacccaggtttgatccctgggtcgggaagatcccctggagaaggaaatggcaacccactcaagtattcttgcctggagaatcccatggacagaggaggctggcgagctatagtccatggggtcttacaGAGTCAGAACCTTGAGACTTCATctgctcctctcctcctccacacCCATCTCCTGGCCCAGGCCACTGCCaccttccctggaggaggcctaactggtctccctgcttcacTTCAATTCAATTAGTATTTACTAGGCACTTTCCATGGGCCAGGCCCTGTTTTCCCCATTGGGGCTACAGCAGTaaagaaaaactggcagaaaTCCCTGTCCTTGTGgagcttgcattttattttattattattatttttttttttttttgagcttgcATTTTAATGGAGGGGATGGTAAACAAGCACGTTAGATGGTAACTGAACGGGAAAGGGTTATAGGGCGGCGGCGTTGGAGCCAGGTTACCGTTTTAAATCGGGTGGCCCAGGAGACATTTGAGAGCAAGCAGActttggggaggggagcagggaaaGCATTCCAGTCAGGGCAGGAACTAGGCACCGAGACACCCACATCCTCTCCCTGTGGGGGGGAGAGTTTTCAGGTCTGTGTGTCCTGTGCCTGGCCTATGGCGGGCACACTTGGTAATGAAGAGCTGGCAATTTTATATCGCCGTGTGTCAGCCACTCTTCTGAGGGCTTTACGTTTGTTAACCTCACAGTCACCCTGAGAGGTTGAGACTACTGTCCTCTTTTTATAGACGAGGAAACGGAGAAGAAAGATTAAGGAACTTGCTCAAAGCCACAGCCAGCAAGAGGCAGAGCTCGGGTTTGAATCAAGGCAGTCTGGGAGAGTCCTTGCTCTTAAACACCTCAGTCTAGTAATTTTGTTGAGAATTCACAGGTCTACATATGGGTTGGGGTGAAGTCACATGATATAAAACGTAGCACCCAGACAGCAGGGCCACGGATGGAACGCTTTGTAGGCGGGTGGGGAATCAAGTCCCACAGGCATTCACGGCCTCACTCGAGGCGGCAGAGGCCGAGAACCTGACCTCTTCATGACCCCACCTGCTCCTCCGCAGGGCGTATGTTTTCCGGGCCCAGAGTGCCGAAATGAAGGAGCGAGGGGGCAACCAGACCAGTGGCATCGACTTCTTTATTACCCAAGAGCGGATTGTTTTCCTGGACACACAGGTGccggcccccacccaccccaccccaccctgcagcATACCATGTTAAGCTCCTTCCCTGAAAGCGTCTAAGCCACAACTTTGCTTGGGTTCCCCGTGGCTCCGGCCAAGCCGTGGACATGTTTGTGCCTTTGGGCAAGTTGTGTCTCTTCTTGACCCTTAGTCTCTTCTTGTCAGATttcatccctctcccctcccatccgTTGTGTGCAAAGGCGCCTAACTCAGTgcttcccaacctttttggcattggggatcagttttgtggaagacaatttttccacagactgggtggtCGGGGGAATGGTTTGGGGATAATTTCTCATAAGGAGCTCACAACCTAGACCCTCGCATGTGAGGTTCACAGTAGGATTTGCGCTCCTATGAGAGTTTAATGCCGCTGCTGATCTGACAGAAGGTAGAGCTCAGGCGGTAATGCGCATAGCGGGGAGCGGCGGTAAAGACAGATGAAGCTTCATTCAGTTGCCTACCGCTCACCTCCGGCTCTGTGGCCTGGTTCCCCCGGGGGTTGGAGACCTCTGCTGTAGCCTATTGGTTAAAAGTGGGGGCCCTGGAGTCAGTCTGAAGCCAGATCTGACCTTAAATTCTTACCAGTTGGGTGACTTTAAGTTTTAAGCTCCCCCAGACacctcagtttgttcatctgtgaATGGGGTTGATAGTTGTTTTCAGCTTCATAGGAGGGTTTCAGGGAGTCAGTGGACCAGTCCAGGCAGCGTGCTGGGCCCAGGAGCCATCACATGGGAAAACTTCAGGCACCTGAGTGTCACGGGAGCCGGCCTGTCCTGTGATGCCCAGCAGCTTTCTTCAGCTACTCCGGGTTCCCTGTTCCTCAGCCTGGCATCCAGGGCCCGTATGGCTGGCCTCCCTCCGACGCACCACGGGCTCTCTCCCAAGCTGTGCGACATCAGCCAAGTAGCTTAACATTGCCAttccttagttttctgaagcAGGATAAACAGCGTTACCTCCTTCAGGGGGTTTCTGTGAGGCGTGAGTGAGTGAACGCAAGGGAAGTCCTGTCAGGGCCTGGCAGGAAGTGGGTTCTCAGTCCTGTTGGCTGTCAGGACTGGCACCACGAGAACACACTCTCTCCCCCTGCTCTGCTCCctggccactgccttctccctgaaGACTCCTCGGGGGCAAGTGCCTCCTCCCAGGAGCCGCTGCCTCTGAGTGGCCACTGGTGCCCATGTGGCCGTCCCAGCCCCGCTCGTGACTGACCACAGTCTGGTTCTCGTGTGCTGTACTCGCTCCCCCACTGCCTGCAGCTCCTCAGGGAGAGGCCCGGCCCACAGCTGGTGCTCAAGGAATGTTGGTGGAACAGAGTTCTGGCGCCGCACACATGGATGACGGGAGAGTGGGAAACCTTGCACAAATATGCGGTGAGACCTGTGTGCTAGGACCACCAGCACTCAGAGACACAGTGAAATGGCTGTGGGTGGGGCCAGGACCTCCATGGAGCAGAACAGAAGTTAAGATCCAAACACTGTGGTATTTGAGTTAAGTTTTAGAAAGGGAGCCCTTGGGAAAACCTCTTTCTTAAAGGATTCCACCAAGCGCAATAAGAAATAGATAGCTCAGCCGCTAATTTAGTCTCTTTTCTAAATGGAATGTTCCTTTAAGAAGAGGTGATGAGCTCACCGCTAATTTTTGCACACCCACTGATGCCGTTTTTAAAATCCTCACCAGTCTTCACATTAATCATGGTCATTTGACCTAAGTAATTATCTTAGTGAAATTTTGAAGGCATTTGAAACAACAAAACAAGGGTTTTGTAGGAACATGACTCATTCATGTAGATGTTAGATTTATTAGCCCTGGAAGCATTCTTCTAGGGCAGGCGACACTTGAGAGCAGTGGGGATTTGCAAGAGCTGGGGAAAGTGAAACTGCtttgagacttttttcttttacctccTCTCGCTGATTAGCTCTGTACTAATTAGAAGGAAGCTGCCTGTGTTTCCAAACTTACTTTGTCCTGAGAGACGGTGTACTTGCCATCACCGGGTGGAACTTGGGTGACTGTGTCTCCTGGGATCCCTGCTCCCACCCTGACAATCTTCTCTCTTCCTACCCCAGCCCATCCTGAGCCCCTCCATCTTGGACCACCTCATCAACAATGACCGCAAGCTGCCTCCAGAGTACAACCTGCCCCACACCTACGTTGAGATGCAGGTGAGGGAACCGAGCCAGGCCTGGAGACCCGGGGCAGAGAGCTCATGGGTATGGGTTGGCCAGTTCTATTTGCAAAGAGCCCTGGGTACCCCGAGAGCTGGTGGGAGAGGATGGCACCAAGAGTCAGGTCTGACTCTACCCCTCGGAAAAATAACCCCTACCTTGACCTCCACGTCCACCTGTATGACCAGGGGCTGATCATTGCCATCTGGCTCAACCTAGGGACATCCTGGAAGGGAAGTACCAGTGCAGTCTGGACACAAAGTAGGTGCTTATAGGCTCAGAGGCCCTTTTCCTGTGGCCCCCTCAGCTGAGTCCTGAGATCAGGGACCCCATTCTGGACCCTGGGGACCTTCAACTCTGTTGTCCCTTCCTGCCCCCCTCAGTCGCTCCAGATCGCTGCCTTCCTCTTCACGGTCTGCCACGTGGTGATAGTCGTCCAGGACTGGTTCACGGACCTCAGTCTCTACAGGTGAGGAACTGTGGGGGGTGAGCCAGCTGAAGGACGGGCACCCAGACTCAGCGATCTGCCCAGCTCTAACCACTCCCACACGACAGCCAAGGGGGCCCTTTGAAAATATAAGCCAGAGAGCGTCACTGCCACTGACTTCTCTTTCAGCGCACGCACGTAGACTGTGCTTGTTACTCCCAGTAAAATCTGAAGTCCTTCCCCTGCGTGGTTTACAAGGTCCAGTGTGATGTGGTCCCGGTCACCGTGTTGACCTTTCCCACCACGTCCCTCACTTCTTCCATCAAGGGTATAGTGGCCCCATAGCTGTTCCTCCTGCTACTTTGAACCTCTGCACTCCTCATCCCTCGGCCAGAAACACTCTCCTCGGGTGCCAGCACCACCCCCCATGTCCTTGAGGTTGACCAGAGGCCTCCCCTGACCTACTGAGTCTCCTGTGACCCTGCCGtgtacttctttgcattgatgacaaagtcttctttatggtccttctCCCTCATTAGAATGTAAGTCCCAGTGCCTcgcacactgcctggcacaagGTGGACGTTTAACCCtagtttgttgaatgaacagtGTGCTGAGGAGCTGGCACGTCTGGTTCTTTGAGCCTTGTGGTTCATCTCCTCCAGGCACGGGTGCTGTTCCCGAAGTACCCTGCTGGGCTGGGAAGGGAAGGAGCCAGGATCTGGCAGGAGTGCTGCCTAAAGCAGCTGGAGGTTCCAGAAATGCCCCCGGATAGGACTGGCTCCCATCCGTAGGTCCCAGGAGGTAGCTGTGGGTTGGCCAGCAGCCCTGGGCTCAAGGCccagacagacagatggaaggAACGGGAGCTCGCAGGGAGGGAGAGCCAAGCTGAAGGCAGCAGATGTCCCCAGAGTCAGGCagccctgggtttgaatcttcGTCCTTGTTAGGCGGTGGTTGCTTTTTCCACAGTTCTTGTAAGCAAACGGTGTCTGGCGATGAAGTGAGTTAAAGAATGTAACTGTTCAGCACagtacctggtacatagtaagatGTTGACAAGTAGGAGCTTAATGTGTGTGCTAACAACTCTGGGGCTGGAGATAGGCTGAGGGTCTGGCCAACagtgaaaaaacaattttttgggAGAGCTAGCTGACATGACTAGATCTAAGTGGCTTCATTTGGAAacatcccctcctcccaccattGTCTGTTGGTTCGTTCAGGGAGCAAGTGTATTGGGTGTTGTTTAGGCCAGTCGCTGTCCTTTGCCCTAGGGATACAGATGTGCTCGAACAGATAACACAGGCTGCCCTGGGAAGTTCACATTCTTGGTGGGGTAGGGGGTGTGTTGTGGGCTGACCTGGCCCACGCAGAGCCTCAGTTTTAAGTCAGTGTCTTCAAGGTGGGCTTCCCAGAGTGGGTGAATCACTGGAAATTGTGAGCAACACATTTGCATATGTCTGCATGAGGAGAATAGCCAGAGTTAATCAGACCCCATTATCTCTTATCTCAGGTaatgggtttattttatttacttttattgacaTATGTTTgggaaaatttactttaaaattgcaTAAACTGAGAACTTATATTGATGCAAAAACCTGCacagttttattcctaattgtCAAAACTGGGGGCAGCCAGGATGCTGTTCAGTAGATAAATGGACCCGTAAGTTGTAGCACATCCAcatgttgttcagccgctcagtcatgtctgactctctgcgaccccacagactgcaccgcaccaagctcctctgtcctccactgtctcctggagtttgctcaaattcgtgtcccttgagtcagtgatgctgtctaaccacaTTATTTAGTGTTGAAAAGAGATGCGCTGTCATGCCATGAAAGACATGCAGAAGCTTCAAATGCATATAATTAAGTGCAAGAAGCCAGTTTGAAAAGGCTTCATACTGTACGATTCCAACTccgtgacattctggaaaaggcaaactaTGGAGACCAGTGAAAACATCAGTGGCTGCCAGGattgggaggggagaggggagcagagacAATTTAGGGCCCGAGAAACTACTCAGTGTGATTCCCTGTGGTGTGctcacatgattttttttgttgttgttgttaaaaccCACAGAACAGACAAACAGCAGGAGTGAACCCACATGTAAATCATGGGCTTTGGGTGACAGTGGAGGGTCATCAGGGGATGGGGCAGGCAATCTATGGGGAATCTCTGTATTTTCCACTCAATTTGGCTATGAGTCCAaagctctaaaaataaagtcttcttcTGGATGGCATGAATTCGTTAAAAAATACATAGCATGTTGATATGGGTCCATGAGTTGGTGTCTAAGGGTTGTCTCTGGATTCCCTAAAATTGTGTGAGGAACATGATGTCTGTGTGGTGCTTTTTCCCACCATGGCTCTCGCTTTAATCAGATCCGCAAAGGGagccccctccttccccagaCAGTGGGATACAGAGGGGCAGGTTCTGGAGCACCAACCTCTCACCCAAACTCCCAGGTTCCTCCAGACAGCAGAGATGGTGAAACCCTCCACCCCATCTCCCAGCCACGAGTCCAGCAGCTCATCAGGCTCTGACGAAGGCGCCGAGTACTACCCCCACCTGGGTGAGTGGAGGGTGGGTGAGGGGCAGAAACCCGGGGGGGCGCTGGGAGGAGCGCCCGCGAGAGCCGTGAGGAGGCGTCAGAATTGTCTGCCACTGCCTCTGAAGGCCCCCTCAGGCATCAAGGGCACGGCCCCTAAGGCTGACTTCGGCTCCTCGATCAAAATGGGAACCTCATAGGAGCAGGACCTTAGTCTTCCCATATCTGGATTCCTGGCCTGGGGCTCAGGGAGTAAGTGTCAAGTTGGCCTGAGTGGCGCCCTGCACCCTGGCCGTCCTGCCTGGGGCCCCTGCACACATGTCCTTGGCCCACTCTGTCCCTGCCCTGCTCTCCTGCAAAGATCTGGCTCATTTACGATGCTCCAGACAGGCTCTTCCCCATTCTTCCACCTGGCCTGGCCCCTGGTCTTTCTGGCTCAGTCCTGATCACATGCCCACCTACTCTTCATCTTTTCCATCAGACTGGGGCCTTCCTGAGTGCAGAAACCAGATCTAACTTATTTTTCCGGGTCCCCAGCATCAACCAGCATAGAGGCCTGGTACTGAATACTTACCTGTGATCTGGACTCTGGGTCAGGGCGGGTCTTTGGAGTGAGGGGGGGAGTCCACGTGGAGCAGCACCAGCTGCCTCACAGgctccacctcccccccccccccaagtcttCCTACAGAATAAAGCTCGCCGGGAGGACTTCTGTCCCCGAAAGCTACGGCAGATGCACCTGATGATCGACCAGCTCATGGCCCACTCCCACCTGCGGTACAAGGGTGAGGGTCTCCCAGCTGCTCCCAAGCTGGCCTGTGGCCCCCTGGCTCCCAATCCAGTCCCatggccccccgccccccctcagACTTAGGAGGGAGGTCAGACATGGTCCCCTGACCCCAACTTGACCACCCAGCAcagacctccctccccaccccctggcccTGGTGCCTGCAGCCTCTCATGGTTCTCTCCGCCAGGTACTCTGTCCATGTTGCAGTGCAATGTCTTCCCTGGGCTCCCGCCTGACTTTCTGGACTCTGAGGTCAATCTGTTCCTGATGCCTTTCATGGACAGCGAGACAGAGAGTGAAACGCCGCCTCGCGCAGGTAGGGTTCCCCCTCGAGGGGATTGGGCCATGGGGTGACACGGGCTGTCCTGGTTTGAGGGTGAGAGAGACTCTCCCGAGCAGAGACATAGGCCTGTCCCTGAGTTGCTCAGACCCTTTCTTGGGAGCGTGTTTCCAAGTCATGGAAGAATGGGGGGACCTGCACTGAGGCTGAACTCAGAGGCACTCCTGGGAGGCCAGGACGCTGTTGATGGGGAGGCCGGCCCTCTCTTGGcaggctccctcctcccctcctaaCCTCTAATTTTCTAGGACCTGGTTCCAGccccctcttctcccttctccctggaTACCGAGGCCACCCCAGCTTCCAGTCCTTGGTGAGCAAGCTTCGGAGCCAGGTGATGTCCATGGCCCGGCCGCAGCTGTCACACACGATCCTCACCGAGAAGAACTGGTAAGAGTGCTCGGCAGAGGGAGGGGGTCAGTGTGAGGAGCCCCATGTCGAGGGTCTCAGGGATCTCTCCGCACCTCAGCACCCGTCCTGGAACGTTGATCGCCACCGTCTTGTTGCTGTTCCCTGTGATTTTGAATCCTTATGAGCCGGTAGTATGTAGGTCGCGTTACCCGTTTTACTAGTGGGGGGGGTTAGGCTCAAAGAAAGGAAGTGTTGTGTAGTGAGGTCACATATCTGTAATTAGGTGTCACTTGACTGCAAGGAGTAGGACCAGTGCGCCTGGTCAAGTTCAAGGATTTATTCTAAGACCCTCAGTGCAGAAAGCATAGCAGCACCAAAGAGGAAAGCAGAAAGCCGTCAGGAACCACGGGAGCTGCGTTCTTCAGCTCCCGTGGCTCTCGGGTCGCATCGTCCCCCCCACTTTCCCACCTCTGCCCTCGGGCTTTCTCCATCTGCCCTCACAGAGCCCTGCATCACCTCCCCAGCTTTGACTCTACGTGACTTTCTATGTCCAGAGCCCACAGATCTAGGACTGCCTCGTTTCCAAGAGAAACAAGAACTCGAGAAGTAGCTTTAGCTTGGCTCCCCCGGGTCTGTCCAGTCAGCTGTGGGCAGAAGGGGCAAGGAGTGCGGACACAGCAGGACGCCACTCAGGGTGCAGGGCCTGAGGGATCGGAGCCCTGCCCCTCTTGTTGGTGTGAAGCAGGACCCCGCaggggggagggaagtggggcgGTGGTAGGGTTGCGCCGCTGCTGGACGTtgctggggggcttccctggtggctcagtgggaaagaacacacctgccaatgcaggagactcaggctcagcccctgggccaggaagatgccctggagaaggagatggcagcccactccagtattcttgcctgggaaatcccatggacggaggagcctgccagtctagtccatggggtcacaagagtcggacacaacttagagactaatgACAACAAAAGACGTTTCTGATCACCACAAGACTCTGGGGGGCTGAACAGATAGACCCATACCCACGAAGGCCAGCACTGAGGGGAGTGGGAAGCAGTTTGGGCTCACAGCTGGGGGCTTGTGGACTTCAGCCTTGCTTTCCCCCGGGGAGGTGAGGGGCTTGGGCCACCTCACATTCCCCACATCCCAGGCGATGGGGTCAGTCGTGCAGGGCCTGCAGCCAGGGCAGCGCTGACTCTCGACCTCCCCTCACAGGTTCCACTATGCCGCCCGGATCTGGGACGGGGTGAAGAAGTCCTCCGCCCTGGCAGAGTACAGCCGCCTGCTGGCCTGAGGCCAAGGGGAGGAATGTCACACAGAAAACCCCCTTCCGGGCCCCCAGTGGGTAGTGACGGGCTCCCGCATTCTCCCCCCACAGGGTGGAGAAGGGCAGCAGGCCTGATGGACGAGGGACCGCGACTTCCTCGTCTGGAGACACGAGGGGTCCAGGGCCAAGCCCCTACCCTCCAGGGAGCGTTGTTCAGGGGGCGACTGAGATCCAGCCCTGTAGCTGGGCGGGGCAGTCCATCCTCAGCCCCCAGGGCCAGGCAGTGGGAGGAGCCTCCGTGGTCACCAGGAAGCCCCGCTCCGAGCCAGCCTCCCTCTGCAGGGACCAGAGCAGCAGGTCCCTCTGCCCTGACTCCAGGCTCCTGCCTGGAAGGTGAGGCTCTTCATCGGGAGCTCTTCATCGGAGCGTCTGGTGGTTGGAATAAACACAGTCACACAAGTCTGTTCTCGtgctcctcttcctccccagcaTGCGGTCCTGGGAATCCCTGAAATTTCTGGTTCCACCCTTTGGGGGCAGGGGAGCCATGGCCTTCCATTGAACTTCCTGTGGGGACACGTCCACTGTAGGTCAGAGTTGTCAGCAAGTATAGCCTCCCGTCTGTGTGTGTCATGGAGAAGAACGTGCAGGGCCCTCGCGTTTCATCTGTTCTCTTGAAGATGGTGCCTGCCTTTGGTGATATGGCCTAGCTAAACACAGTGCCTAATTCAGTACGTTAAAAAGTAGGACAGGTCCCTAGTTAAATACCATACAGAGTCACTCAGTGTCCAcaagggattggttccag encodes:
- the SMG9 gene encoding nonsense-mediated mRNA decay factor SMG9 isoform X3: MQKTPIILSKPPAERSKQPLPPAAPAAPPAPAPLEKPIVLMKPREEGKGPAATTSASTPEGTAPPPPAAPMPPKGEKEGQRPTQPVYQIQNRGMGTAAPTAMDPVVGQAKLLPPERMKHSIKLVDDQMNWCDSAIEYLLDQTDVLVVGVLGLQGTGKSMVMSLLSANTPEEDQRAYVFRAQSAEMKERGGNQTSGIDFFITQERIVFLDTQLLRERPGPQLVLKECWWNRVLAPHTWMTGEWETLHKYAPILSPSILDHLINNDRKLPPEYNLPHTYVEMQSLQIAAFLFTVCHVVIVVQDWFTDLSLYRFLQTAEMVKPSTPSPSHESSSSSGSDEGAEYYPHLVFLQNKARREDFCPRKLRQMHLMIDQLMAHSHLRYKGTLSMLQCNVFPGLPPDFLDSEVNLFLMPFMDSETESETPPRAGPGSSPLFSLLPGYRGHPSFQSLVSKLRSQVMSMARPQLSHTILTEKNWFHYAARIWDGVKKSSALAEYSRLLA
- the SMG9 gene encoding nonsense-mediated mRNA decay factor SMG9 isoform X1 yields the protein MSESGHSQPGLYGIERRRRWKEPGPGGPQNLSGPGGRERDYIAPWERERRDGSEETSTAVMQKTPIILSKPPAERSKQPLPPAAPAAPPAPAPLEKPIVLMKPREEGKGPAATTSASTPEGTAPPPPAAPMPPKGEKEGQRPTQPVYQIQNRGMGTAAPTAMDPVVGQAKLLPPERMKHSIKLVDDQMNWCDSAIEYLLDQTDVLVVGVLGLQGTGKSMVMSLLSANTPEEDQRAYVFRAQSAEMKERGGNQTSGIDFFITQERIVFLDTQLLRERPGPQLVLKECWWNRVLAPHTWMTGEWETLHKYAPILSPSILDHLINNDRKLPPEYNLPHTYVEMQSLQIAAFLFTVCHVVIVVQDWFTDLSLYRFLQTAEMVKPSTPSPSHESSSSSGSDEGAEYYPHLVFLQNKARREDFCPRKLRQMHLMIDQLMAHSHLRYKGTLSMLQCNVFPGLPPDFLDSEVNLFLMPFMDSETESETPPRAGPGSSPLFSLLPGYRGHPSFQSLVSKLRSQVMSMARPQLSHTILTEKNWFHYAARIWDGVKKSSALAEYSRLLA
- the SMG9 gene encoding nonsense-mediated mRNA decay factor SMG9 isoform X2 — its product is MSESGHSQPGLYGIERRRRWKEPGPGGPQNLSGPGGRERDYIAPWERERRDGSEETSTAVMQKTPIILSKPPAERSKQPLPPAAPAAPPAPAPLEKPIVLMKPREEGKGPAATTSASTPEGTAPPPPAAPMPPKGEKEGQRPTQPVYQIQNRGMGTAAPTAMDPVVGQAKLLPPERMKHSIKLVDDQMNWCDSAIEYLLDQTDVLVVGVLGLQGTGKSMVMSLLSANTPEEDQRAYVFRAQSAEMKERGGNQTSGIDFFITQERIVFLDTQPILSPSILDHLINNDRKLPPEYNLPHTYVEMQSLQIAAFLFTVCHVVIVVQDWFTDLSLYRFLQTAEMVKPSTPSPSHESSSSSGSDEGAEYYPHLVFLQNKARREDFCPRKLRQMHLMIDQLMAHSHLRYKGTLSMLQCNVFPGLPPDFLDSEVNLFLMPFMDSETESETPPRAGPGSSPLFSLLPGYRGHPSFQSLVSKLRSQVMSMARPQLSHTILTEKNWFHYAARIWDGVKKSSALAEYSRLLA